In a single window of the Campylobacter hyointestinalis subsp. lawsonii genome:
- a CDS encoding copper resistance protein NlpE N-terminal domain-containing protein: MKNTLLSLVAFTLLIGCSSPQNKTKTFKTSLPCADCDEIVSVLVLDDNGSFVLSETYVKDTNETFTKNGVYSVEGDIIVIPSDDETLRFKKDGENLNRLDFEGNLVEGEFRDNYNYKLSK, translated from the coding sequence ATGAAAAATACATTGTTGTCATTAGTTGCATTTACATTGCTTATAGGTTGTTCATCACCACAAAATAAAACAAAGACATTTAAGACATCTTTGCCTTGTGCTGATTGTGATGAGATAGTATCTGTTTTAGTTTTAGATGATAATGGAAGCTTTGTTTTAAGTGAAACTTATGTAAAAGATACAAATGAGACTTTTACTAAAAATGGTGTGTATAGCGTAGAGGGCGATATTATAGTCATTCCTAGCGATGATGAGACATTGCGTTTTAAAAAGGATGGGGAAAATTTAAATAGGTTAGATTTTGAAGGAAATTTGGTTGAAGGTGAATTTAGGGATAATTATAACTACAAACTTAGCAAATAA
- a CDS encoding dehypoxanthine futalosine cyclase, whose product MNRLSVDDALNLLHNTDLNELGRLAFAKKQELHPQKITTFIVDRNINYTNACFIDCKFCAFYRHVNDDDAYVLTYDQIDKKIEELIAIGGTQILFQGGVHPKLKIEWYEDLVEHIAKKYPMIDIHGFSAVEIDYIAKISKISTLEVLKRLKAKGLYSIPGAGAEVLSDRVRDIVAPKKCSSQKWLDIHKEAHSIGMKTTATMMFGTVETDTEIIEHLDKIRRLQDETGGFRAFILWSFQSQNTKLKEEYPNIKKQSPNRYLRLLAVSRLFLDNFKNIQSSWVTQGSYVGALALKFGANDLGSTMMEENVVKAAGASFRMSQNEMIEIIKDIGEIPAKRNTNYDILEMF is encoded by the coding sequence TTGAATAGACTTAGCGTAGATGATGCTTTAAATTTACTTCATAATACAGACTTAAACGAGCTTGGAAGACTTGCCTTTGCCAAAAAACAAGAGCTTCACCCACAAAAGATCACGACTTTTATAGTAGATAGAAATATAAACTACACAAATGCATGTTTTATAGATTGTAAATTTTGTGCGTTTTATCGCCATGTAAATGATGATGATGCCTATGTGCTTACCTACGACCAGATAGATAAAAAAATAGAAGAGCTAATCGCTATAGGCGGAACGCAAATTCTATTTCAAGGCGGAGTTCATCCAAAACTTAAGATAGAATGGTACGAAGACCTTGTAGAACATATAGCAAAAAAGTATCCTATGATAGATATCCATGGATTTTCTGCTGTAGAGATAGACTATATAGCAAAAATTTCTAAGATATCCACGCTTGAGGTATTAAAACGTCTAAAAGCTAAAGGGCTTTATAGTATCCCAGGAGCTGGTGCTGAGGTGCTAAGTGATAGAGTAAGAGATATAGTCGCACCTAAAAAATGCAGTAGCCAAAAATGGCTTGATATCCATAAAGAAGCTCACTCTATAGGTATGAAAACTACGGCTACGATGATGTTTGGGACGGTTGAAACTGACACTGAGATAATAGAACACTTGGATAAAATCAGACGTCTTCAAGATGAAACAGGTGGCTTTAGAGCTTTTATACTTTGGAGTTTTCAGTCACAAAACACTAAATTAAAAGAAGAGTATCCAAATATCAAAAAACAATCGCCAAATAGATACTTAAGACTGCTTGCAGTTTCAAGACTATTTTTAGATAATTTTAAAAATATACAAAGTAGCTGGGTGACTCAAGGCAGTTATGTTGGGGCGCTTGCATTAAAATTTGGAGCAAATGATCTAGGTAGCACTATGATGGAAGAAAACGTCGTCAAAGCAGCCGGAGCAAGCTTTAGAATGAGCCAAAATGAGATGATAGAAATCATCAAAGATATAGGCGAAATTCCTGCTAAACGTAACACAAACTATGATATTTTGGAGATGTTTTAG
- a CDS encoding molybdopterin guanine dinucleotide-containing S/N-oxide reductase: protein MKTDNSRRNFLKAGATLSLAPLIPSSIFAENLNTQVVKNGTVVTAAHWGILKATVENGKIAKSEPLLRASNIPNTLQNTMKDLVENVRIKAPMVRKSYLQNPDSPKPELRGKDEWVEVPYEDAIKLVARELKKTRAKKGNESIFGGSYGWFSPGKLHNPRILLHRFLNLSGGFTGSLGDYSTGASQIIMPHVVGTIEVYEQQTAWPVVLENSKVVVLWGMNPISTLRLAWSVTEEQGFKYFEKLRDSNKEIIIIDPLKTQTTKFFGSKAQHIRPIPNTDVAMMLGMMYHLYETQNYDKNFLETYTVGFDKFLSYLLGKKDKTPKTPKWASKICAIDEKIIKDLAIKFYKNRTMLMSGWGMQRAHHGEQPHWALVTLASMIGQIGLAGGGFGLSYHYSNGGAPTCVGGILGGINAASIGVIKDDKFLGLANAIKEDDGTPAWLAKTTDTAFPVARIADAILNPGKVLDHNGTKITYPDIDFIYWAGGAPLTHQQDTNKNIKAWRKPRTIVVNEIYWTPTAKMADIVFPVTTEYERNDVTMSGDYSNMHIIPMKQVVEKQYLAKDDYEIFTDLCKAYADGLAEAFTENGKTEMDWLKEFYDVAKNQVNSNIALGMQMPSFEEWWNKNEPTEFLSNIDSENYVRYADFREDPILNALGTPSGLIEIYSETIEKMGYDDCAAHPKWFEPAEWLGMKNKQANFHLLTPHPDNRLHSQQNNTHIRSENSVNDREAITINLKDAKNLGIKDGDLVRVFNARGEILAGARVNDDVPPGVLKLCEGAWYDGFDSGLCKNGSANVLTIDIPTSKLANGNCSNTALVNIEKFKDKAPNLSAFSSPKGAK, encoded by the coding sequence ATGAAAACAGATAATAGCAGAAGAAATTTCTTAAAAGCAGGTGCGACACTCTCTTTAGCTCCGCTTATTCCAAGTAGTATTTTTGCTGAGAATTTAAATACTCAAGTGGTTAAAAACGGCACAGTAGTTACAGCAGCTCACTGGGGAATTTTAAAAGCCACTGTAGAAAATGGAAAAATAGCAAAATCAGAACCTCTTTTACGCGCCTCAAACATACCAAACACTCTTCAAAACACTATGAAAGATCTAGTAGAAAATGTCCGCATAAAAGCACCAATGGTAAGAAAAAGCTATCTACAAAATCCAGATAGCCCAAAACCTGAGCTAAGAGGAAAAGATGAGTGGGTCGAAGTTCCTTATGAAGATGCGATAAAACTAGTTGCAAGAGAGCTTAAAAAAACAAGGGCTAAAAAAGGAAATGAAAGCATCTTTGGTGGAAGTTATGGCTGGTTTAGTCCTGGAAAACTACATAATCCACGCATTTTGCTACATAGATTTTTAAATTTAAGTGGCGGATTTACCGGAAGTTTGGGTGACTACTCAACAGGAGCTAGTCAAATCATAATGCCACACGTAGTTGGAACTATAGAAGTTTATGAGCAACAAACCGCGTGGCCAGTTGTTTTAGAAAATTCAAAAGTAGTTGTTTTATGGGGAATGAATCCGATATCTACTCTAAGACTTGCTTGGAGCGTAACAGAAGAGCAAGGATTTAAATACTTTGAAAAACTAAGAGATAGCAATAAAGAGATTATCATCATAGACCCACTCAAAACTCAAACAACTAAATTCTTTGGAAGCAAAGCACAGCATATCAGACCTATTCCAAACACAGACGTAGCAATGATGCTTGGTATGATGTATCATCTTTATGAAACTCAAAATTATGATAAAAACTTCCTTGAAACATATACTGTTGGCTTTGATAAATTCTTATCTTATTTGCTAGGTAAAAAAGATAAAACACCAAAAACACCAAAATGGGCCAGTAAAATTTGCGCAATTGATGAAAAAATCATAAAAGATTTAGCGATTAAATTTTACAAAAATCGCACAATGCTGATGAGTGGCTGGGGAATGCAAAGGGCTCATCACGGCGAGCAGCCTCATTGGGCTTTAGTAACTCTAGCTAGTATGATAGGACAGATCGGACTTGCAGGTGGTGGATTTGGGCTTAGCTATCACTACAGCAATGGTGGGGCACCAACTTGCGTAGGAGGTATTTTAGGCGGTATAAATGCAGCTAGCATAGGCGTGATAAAAGATGATAAATTCCTAGGACTTGCAAACGCTATAAAAGAAGATGATGGCACTCCAGCTTGGCTAGCCAAAACGACAGATACGGCATTTCCAGTAGCTAGGATAGCTGATGCTATATTAAATCCAGGCAAGGTTTTAGACCATAATGGGACTAAGATAACATATCCTGATATCGACTTTATTTACTGGGCTGGTGGAGCACCGCTAACTCATCAGCAAGATACAAATAAAAATATCAAAGCTTGGCGAAAACCACGCACCATAGTCGTAAATGAGATTTACTGGACACCAACGGCAAAAATGGCAGATATAGTCTTTCCTGTGACAACTGAGTATGAAAGAAACGATGTCACTATGAGTGGAGATTACTCAAATATGCATATAATCCCTATGAAGCAAGTAGTGGAAAAACAATACCTTGCAAAAGATGATTATGAAATTTTTACTGATCTTTGTAAAGCATACGCAGATGGATTAGCCGAAGCTTTCACAGAAAACGGCAAAACAGAGATGGACTGGCTAAAAGAGTTTTATGATGTAGCTAAAAATCAAGTAAATTCAAACATCGCCTTAGGTATGCAAATGCCAAGCTTTGAGGAATGGTGGAATAAAAATGAGCCAACTGAGTTTTTATCAAATATAGATAGCGAAAATTATGTCAGATACGCAGATTTTAGAGAAGACCCTATTTTAAACGCTTTAGGAACGCCATCTGGTTTGATTGAAATTTACTCTGAAACGATAGAAAAGATGGGCTATGATGATTGCGCTGCTCATCCAAAATGGTTTGAACCTGCTGAGTGGCTAGGTATGAAAAATAAACAAGCAAATTTTCATCTACTAACTCCGCATCCAGACAATCGCCTTCACTCACAACAAAACAATACGCACATTAGAAGCGAAAACAGCGTAAATGACAGAGAAGCTATCACAATAAATTTAAAAGATGCTAAAAATTTGGGCATCAAAGATGGCGATTTAGTTCGTGTTTTTAATGCTAGGGGCGAGATTTTAGCTGGTGCTAGAGTAAATGATGATGTGCCACCTGGTGTGCTTAAGCTTTGCGAAGGTGCGTGGTATGATGGCTTTGATAGCGGACTATGCAAAAATGGCTCGGCAAACGTTTTAACCATAGATATCCCTACAAGCAAACTAGCCAATGGCAACTGCTCTAATACGGCCTTAGTAAATATAGAAAAATTTAAGGATAAAGCTCCAAACTTGAGTGCATTTTCATCACCAAAAGGTGCTAAATAA
- a CDS encoding cytochrome C: MKKALFMGLLFCGYAFGEVVYSNAVKPVYLDKNSSIIAGKLLPTNSVEILEQKDGFIKFSLRGYQNPAVPNVVYYSDNQRILSLAFAKTKVPKFEIIKEGKNGQWNEVKVDAYTTSGEFENNLEPMMKKASELYTTNCSVCHALHKIDRYSANQWPSLFKSMLSRTPIDKKDEWLVIQYLQKNAKDSIKETK; this comes from the coding sequence ATGAAAAAAGCCTTATTTATGGGTTTGCTTTTTTGTGGTTATGCTTTTGGCGAAGTCGTCTATAGCAACGCTGTAAAGCCAGTATATCTAGACAAAAACTCAAGCATCATAGCAGGAAAACTTCTTCCTACTAATTCTGTAGAGATTTTAGAACAAAAGGATGGATTTATTAAATTTAGTCTAAGAGGCTACCAAAATCCAGCCGTGCCAAATGTTGTTTATTATAGCGACAATCAAAGAATTTTATCTCTAGCCTTTGCTAAGACTAAAGTGCCTAAATTTGAAATCATAAAAGAAGGAAAAAACGGGCAGTGGAATGAAGTAAAAGTAGATGCTTATACTACAAGTGGTGAATTTGAAAATAACTTAGAGCCTATGATGAAAAAGGCTAGTGAGCTATATACTACAAACTGCTCTGTTTGTCATGCCCTACATAAGATAGATAGGTACAGCGCAAATCAATGGCCATCGCTTTTTAAATCTATGCTTTCAAGAACACCGATAGATAAAAAAGATGAGTGGCTAGTCATACAATACCTACAAAAAAATGCAAAAGATAGCATAAAGGAGACCAAATGA
- a CDS encoding Crp/Fnr family transcriptional regulator, whose product MKSKSSSINTTRLNLGRYDNYSLLSDDELSKFKQVCHLKSNTIYCDKLQILLIKSGSAKLSFFENGKEFILNFLSQGNIALLDKNISMEFLENSEVLEISLYKVQKLLKNEKFSMSLFNSLIRQIVLQRNIIKDIVFKNIDRRLYSFLISLANEQNEFIRDKQVITLPFSIKTLSELLGFERQSVSTAFNKLLKTGFLSKCGKNRYMINLI is encoded by the coding sequence ATGAAAAGCAAATCAAGCTCTATAAATACAACTAGACTAAACCTTGGTAGGTATGATAACTACTCATTGCTTAGCGATGATGAGCTTAGTAAATTTAAACAAGTTTGCCATCTAAAATCAAATACAATCTACTGCGATAAACTTCAAATTTTACTCATAAAATCAGGCTCTGCGAAGCTTAGCTTTTTTGAAAATGGAAAGGAATTTATACTAAATTTTCTAAGTCAAGGAAATATCGCCTTACTTGATAAAAATATCTCTATGGAGTTTTTAGAAAATAGCGAAGTTTTAGAAATAAGCCTATATAAAGTGCAAAAGCTCTTAAAAAATGAGAAGTTTTCTATGTCGCTATTTAACTCTCTTATAAGGCAAATAGTTCTTCAAAGAAATATCATAAAAGATATTGTTTTTAAAAATATAGATAGGAGACTTTATAGTTTTTTGATCTCTTTAGCAAACGAACAAAATGAGTTTATAAGGGATAAGCAGGTTATAACCTTACCTTTTTCTATCAAAACTCTATCTGAGCTACTTGGCTTTGAGAGACAAAGCGTATCTACTGCTTTTAATAAGCTATTAAAAACTGGTTTTTTATCAAAATGCGGTAAAAATAGATATATGATAAATTTGATTTAG
- a CDS encoding S8 family serine peptidase, which yields MNKISKITFSLVCATVLLSNTNASTQANEVADKLINLDKARQENPNINGTGVVVGVVDSVFNTNNPILKDKLIGSINNKIDSDRFAGNDKATMLHGTQVASLIVGNGDELKGVANGAKYYGLAYLNPSPLYSGDIKADIQKMIDSGVKVINHSYASDGFALINRKWGNGLEFIDISNQNSNTISYEEFKKLTQSDISLQRAQALAELSKEQGILNVVGVGNDGFSSPRANSILPSYDESYRGLLAVGGLNADKITIQNDGKFKISAIAEEDWKAVADKWSQGRGDKSKVILNDLITKQGIYAYSNFFKGGASLYGIMAPAQNIVTANGRYGYIYYDIYSKDIKTDQTTTIIDSGTSFAAPFVSGVATLVEQKFPFLNGSQIGDILLTTANKNIETPNLVVTKNVGKNGLSEFYSIFYINKEVPTKDKAIDFEQVKKDLVAAGFKSSQDDESIAKYIIEHLLKSNADASSSLKANSVAVMKLSKEDFIGSGILDAQKALNGLAALNINRLNPNDIQEFDDGNGVKKYYGFYTIDTNGLNGTFTNDIDEIKWDDTYHLNDATNSLKSDDRVKSNLSTLQAGFIKTGNGTLKFSQNTLRYNGPTIARGGILEFDSVTAENSDLYADNGGQILISGETNAKQNLYAINGGEARIVGKLINGDVFARNRGMISGTGTIAKNLTNESGIVMPGGAGQIGVLNVNGTYTQNQNGNLHINFNNTTNSDIIATNYDIKGGNLVYIPLSGEFFHNGQEITINFNKLSENGNLDKFTNISVLDTSTLNFKLKDNNTIISSENTNNSSNQSNESINPPSSENNKPNNENNNLENKNNGNQSSENTNNSSNQSNENINPPSSENNKPNNENNNLENKNNGNQSSENINPPSNENTNNFGNNTIIVEVKEDAYKPTNASPATNLAVSQALMQISSSANLSQKYKQFFGELGGKSQDEKQEILSSTNPNDTLSNTKDTLNFQNRSMLNNISFLAGGSLSNAAKVAAIAKNSQLALINSDMADNMVYDILQDYNDALSKSEISSKVSYTNFKGDGYKTNAYSVDLNTRKWISDDVRVGAFLNYSYQNGDYKFSDLKSQIVSVGLNGLKDFGVVSLIGGVDFGLAFNDMERQILTQDTKLQADYKSYFVSTELGISKDFIIGDNLVWTPISILNYIYSKQDGFKESGGILAKGYNDIDLDTLNLSLGGNLAYSFINQNNTFTTLNGFAFYTRRLNSDNFASKEYFVDASNSTWTHNYKLNKDSVYFGIDTNIEKGNKFIKFLISSEIAKNEHSINTAITAGLRF from the coding sequence ATGAATAAAATTTCAAAAATCACATTCTCATTAGTATGTGCAACGGTTTTATTATCAAATACAAATGCATCAACACAAGCAAATGAAGTTGCTGATAAATTAATCAATCTTGATAAGGCAAGACAAGAAAATCCAAATATAAACGGCACTGGCGTGGTGGTCGGCGTTGTAGATAGCGTATTTAACACAAATAATCCTATCTTAAAAGATAAATTAATAGGTTCGATCAATAATAAAATTGATAGCGATCGCTTTGCTGGCAACGATAAAGCTACTATGCTTCACGGCACTCAAGTGGCATCGCTTATAGTCGGTAATGGTGATGAGCTAAAAGGAGTAGCAAACGGTGCTAAATACTATGGATTAGCCTATCTAAATCCAAGCCCGCTATACTCAGGCGATATAAAAGCAGATATCCAAAAGATGATAGATAGTGGCGTAAAAGTAATAAATCATAGCTACGCTAGTGATGGATTTGCTCTTATAAATCGCAAATGGGGCAATGGCCTAGAGTTTATAGATATAAGCAATCAAAATAGCAACACTATAAGTTATGAAGAATTTAAAAAGCTCACTCAAAGCGATATAAGTTTGCAAAGGGCTCAAGCCCTAGCTGAGCTATCTAAAGAGCAAGGGATATTAAATGTAGTAGGCGTAGGAAATGATGGTTTTAGCTCACCTAGAGCGAATTCTATTTTGCCAAGCTATGATGAGAGCTATCGTGGGCTTTTGGCTGTTGGGGGCTTGAATGCTGATAAAATTACTATCCAAAATGACGGAAAGTTTAAAATCAGCGCCATTGCGGAAGAAGACTGGAAAGCAGTAGCAGATAAATGGAGCCAAGGCAGAGGCGATAAAAGCAAGGTAATCCTAAATGATCTCATCACAAAGCAAGGAATTTATGCTTATAGCAATTTTTTTAAAGGTGGAGCGTCTCTTTATGGCATTATGGCACCAGCTCAAAACATAGTAACGGCAAATGGTAGATATGGCTATATATATTATGATATTTATAGCAAGGATATAAAAACAGACCAAACCACCACTATCATAGATTCTGGGACTAGCTTTGCAGCGCCATTTGTAAGCGGGGTGGCAACTTTAGTAGAGCAGAAATTTCCATTTTTAAATGGCTCACAAATCGGCGATATCTTGCTAACTACGGCGAATAAAAATATAGAGACTCCAAATTTGGTTGTAACTAAAAATGTAGGCAAAAATGGCTTGTCTGAGTTTTATAGCATTTTTTATATCAATAAAGAAGTGCCAACAAAAGATAAAGCTATAGACTTCGAACAAGTCAAAAAAGATTTAGTAGCAGCTGGATTTAAATCAAGCCAAGATGATGAAAGCATAGCAAAATATATAATAGAACATTTACTAAAAAGCAACGCCGATGCTAGTAGCAGTCTCAAAGCAAATTCGGTAGCAGTGATGAAACTAAGTAAAGAAGATTTCATTGGTAGTGGTATTTTAGACGCTCAAAAAGCCTTAAATGGCTTAGCAGCGCTAAATATAAATCGCCTAAATCCTAATGATATCCAAGAGTTTGACGACGGTAATGGAGTTAAAAAGTATTATGGATTTTACACCATCGATACAAATGGGCTAAATGGCACTTTCACAAATGACATAGATGAGATAAAATGGGATGATACATACCATTTAAACGACGCTACAAACTCTCTTAAAAGCGATGATAGAGTAAAATCGAATTTATCCACTTTACAAGCTGGATTTATAAAAACGGGAAATGGAACGCTTAAATTTAGCCAAAATACTTTAAGATACAACGGACCTACGATAGCTCGTGGCGGGATTTTAGAGTTTGATAGCGTAACGGCGGAGAATTCAGATCTATATGCTGATAATGGCGGTCAAATTCTAATATCAGGCGAAACTAACGCTAAACAAAATTTATACGCTATCAATGGCGGTGAGGCTAGAATCGTCGGAAAGCTGATAAATGGTGATGTTTTTGCTAGAAATCGTGGTATGATAAGCGGAACTGGAACCATAGCCAAAAATCTCACTAATGAAAGCGGTATTGTGATGCCTGGTGGAGCGGGGCAAATCGGCGTTTTAAATGTAAATGGCACATATACCCAAAATCAAAACGGCAATCTACATATAAATTTCAATAATACCACCAACTCAGATATCATCGCTACAAACTATGATATCAAGGGCGGAAATTTGGTTTATATCCCGCTTAGTGGGGAGTTTTTTCACAATGGACAAGAGATTACAATTAATTTTAATAAGCTTAGTGAGAATGGGAATTTAGATAAATTTACTAATATCTCAGTCCTAGATACAAGCACTTTAAATTTTAAGCTAAAAGATAATAACACAATAATATCAAGTGAAAACACCAACAATTCTAGCAATCAAAGCAATGAAAGCATAAATCCACCAAGCAGTGAGAACAACAAGCCAAATAATGAGAACAACAATCTAGAAAATAAAAATAATGGCAATCAAAGCAGTGAAAACACCAACAATTCTAGCAATCAAAGCAATGAAAACATAAATCCACCAAGCAGTGAGAACAACAAGCCAAATAATGAGAACAACAATCTAGAAAATAAAAATAATGGCAATCAAAGCAGTGAAAACATAAATCCACCAAGCAATGAAAACACAAATAATTTTGGCAACAACACTATAATAGTAGAAGTAAAAGAAGATGCCTATAAGCCTACAAACGCCTCACCAGCTACAAACTTGGCAGTATCTCAGGCATTGATGCAGATTAGCAGTTCAGCGAATTTAAGCCAAAAATATAAACAATTCTTTGGAGAATTAGGTGGAAAAAGTCAAGATGAAAAACAAGAAATTTTATCTAGCACAAACCCAAATGATACTCTTTCAAATACAAAAGATACGCTAAATTTCCAAAATCGCTCTATGCTAAATAATATCTCTTTTTTAGCTGGAGGCTCACTAAGTAATGCTGCTAAAGTCGCTGCAATAGCTAAAAATTCGCAATTAGCCCTTATAAATAGCGATATGGCTGATAATATGGTCTATGATATCTTACAAGATTATAATGATGCTTTAAGCAAAAGCGAAATCTCAAGCAAGGTCTCATACACGAACTTCAAAGGCGATGGGTATAAAACTAATGCCTACTCTGTGGATCTAAACACTAGAAAATGGATAAGTGATGATGTGAGAGTAGGGGCATTTTTAAACTACTCATACCAAAATGGAGATTATAAATTTTCAGACTTAAAAAGTCAGATAGTCTCTGTTGGATTAAACGGCTTAAAAGATTTTGGAGTTGTTAGCTTAATAGGCGGAGTGGATTTTGGACTAGCCTTTAACGATATGGAGCGTCAAATTTTAACACAAGATACAAAGCTTCAAGCAGATTATAAGAGCTATTTTGTCTCAACTGAGCTTGGTATATCAAAAGATTTTATCATCGGTGATAACCTTGTTTGGACGCCGATTTCTATCTTAAATTACATATACTCTAAACAAGATGGCTTTAAAGAGAGTGGCGGCATACTTGCTAAGGGCTATAATGATATAGATTTAGATACTTTAAATTTAAGCCTAGGTGGAAATCTAGCTTATAGCTTCATCAACCAAAATAATACTTTTACCACCTTAAATGGCTTTGCGTTTTATACAAGGCGTTTAAATAGTGATAATTTTGCTAGTAAAGAGTATTTTGTTGATGCTAGTAATAGCACTTGGACGCATAATTATAAGCTAAATAAAGATAGCGTTTATTTTGGTATCGATACAAATATCGAAAAAGGCAATAAATTTATTAAATTCCTTATCTCAAGCGAGATAGCAAAAAATGAGCATAGCATAAATACAGCCATCACAGCTGGACTTAGATTTTAA
- a CDS encoding multiheme c-type cytochrome has protein sequence MLKKLVLALTCFAAIAYADSVGNINLTKTMKVDRSLSPLAKQCVECHADKTPGIVNDWKSSRHAHAGVSCLDCHAVPADSPMAIKKEHPKDSGNHVSILVSPKTCAKCHSKEVEEFQQSGHARGGVQMFAKKGMIDLMYHYEGRDHPDLKDSPAATGCIQCHGMEIKLDKEGYPVPGKGWPNYGIGNAYPDGSVGSCKSCHSSHTFDMTEARKPTACASCHLGPDHPNIEIYNNSMHGKIFNAEGNKWKWDSAPDTWDVPDYRAPTCATCHMSGIGDLNTTHNVSLRLKWNLWAPHSKQRTGGFETAAFEYAKSGKMTAGNVLAGNPKGPEAARAEMKQVCKSCHSTKSTDSFFVSADMHVELYNSYHADAKKMLDDLKAKGLLKADEWADEFQRIYYHLWHHEGRRMRMGAVMGAPDYAHWHGVFEVQQDIRKLQDIYDARIKSGKIE, from the coding sequence ATGCTTAAAAAATTAGTTTTAGCATTAACCTGTTTTGCCGCTATCGCTTATGCTGATAGCGTTGGAAATATCAATCTTACAAAAACAATGAAGGTTGATAGAAGCTTAAGCCCATTGGCTAAGCAATGTGTGGAGTGTCACGCTGATAAAACTCCTGGTATCGTAAATGATTGGAAAAGTTCACGCCATGCTCACGCTGGTGTAAGCTGCTTGGATTGTCACGCAGTTCCAGCTGATAGCCCTATGGCGATCAAAAAAGAGCACCCAAAAGATAGTGGTAATCACGTAAGTATTTTAGTAAGCCCAAAAACTTGTGCTAAATGCCACTCTAAAGAAGTTGAAGAATTCCAACAAAGTGGTCACGCAAGAGGTGGAGTTCAAATGTTTGCTAAAAAAGGTATGATAGATCTAATGTACCACTATGAGGGTAGAGATCATCCAGATCTTAAAGATTCTCCGGCTGCAACTGGTTGTATACAATGCCACGGTATGGAGATCAAACTAGATAAAGAAGGTTATCCAGTTCCTGGTAAAGGTTGGCCTAACTATGGTATAGGCAATGCTTATCCTGATGGTAGCGTAGGTAGTTGTAAATCTTGCCACTCAAGCCATACATTTGATATGACTGAAGCTAGAAAACCAACTGCTTGTGCATCTTGCCACCTTGGACCTGATCATCCAAACATCGAGATCTATAATAACTCAATGCACGGAAAGATCTTCAATGCTGAGGGCAATAAATGGAAATGGGATAGCGCTCCAGATACTTGGGATGTTCCAGACTATAGAGCTCCGACTTGCGCTACTTGTCATATGAGCGGAATAGGTGATCTAAACACTACTCACAATGTTAGCTTACGTCTAAAATGGAATCTATGGGCTCCACATAGCAAACAAAGAACAGGCGGTTTCGAAACTGCTGCGTTTGAATATGCTAAATCTGGTAAAATGACAGCTGGTAATGTACTTGCAGGTAATCCAAAAGGACCTGAGGCTGCTAGAGCTGAGATGAAACAAGTATGTAAATCTTGTCACTCAACTAAATCAACTGATTCATTCTTTGTAAGTGCTGATATGCATGTTGAACTATACAATAGCTATCACGCAGATGCTAAGAAAATGCTTGATGACTTGAAAGCAAAAGGTCTTCTAAAAGCTGATGAGTGGGCAGATGAATTCCAAAGAATTTACTACCACTTATGGCATCACGAAGGTCGTCGTATGAGAATGGGTGCTGTAATGGGCGCTCCTGACTATGCTCACTGGCATGGTGTATTCGAAGTACAACAAGACATCAGAAAACTACAAGATATCTATGATGCACGTATCAAAAGCGGCAAAATAGAATAG